In Chondrinema litorale, the DNA window ATCGGTTTCAATCAAAAATGACATTATCTAGAGTTTGGGTAATGTCATTTTTATTGGTTTATTGATTTTTGAATTTAGGGATTTGATACAAAGTATTAAATTGTACTATTGACATTCCGTTAGTATCACAATTAAATACTCAAAATACAGAGTAATAATTTCCTGTAGACATAAAAAACGAGAGGTAAATGTACCTCCCGTTTTGTAAATAGAATCCAAAAAGTATGAACTGAAAATTAGTTGTATCCTGGGTTTTGTTCCAGAACTGCATCTTTATTAAGATTAATTTCTGTTTGCGGAATTGGCAATAATAAATTGTGCTCATCTAAGCCATTGGTAGTTTCAATATTGCCATCTGCACGAGTTGTAGTTCCATTTAATGTAGTAGCTCTTTCTATAAGAGTTCCGGTACGAATTAAAGTCATACGACGGTTTTCTTCTGCTAAAAGCTCTCTGGCTCTTTCGTCTAAAATAAATTCTAGTGTAATATCACTAGCATCTACAGTAGAAGCATTTGCTCTTTCTCTTAGCATATTAATATCACTTGCAGCTCCACTTGCATTCCCTTGTTTAAATCGGGCTTCAGCTCTCAAAAGATATGTTTCTCCTAATCTCATTAAAATAAAATCTTTCCACATACCATAACCAAAAGTATCTCTACTATCAAAATGTCCCCATTTAAGTGTGTAAGGAGTAAGTTTATAGATTGTGTCAGAGGCAAATATTTTAACGCTTTCTCCATTACCTAAATCAAACTCAGCATCTTCTCCATAAGGTATAGCTACTCCTCTAATTGCATCATACTTTGTGTCTGGATTATTGAAATAATGCTGACGGTGGATGCTGAACTGAGAGTTTCTCATATCTCCATTTTCATATAAATCATATAAAACCCAATCGTTTAATCTAATTCTTCCTAAACCACGACCACCCAAAGTATCGATAGGAACCATACCTGTAACATCGTGATAAGCAGCACCCCAAATTCTTCTTTGTTGAGGATTACCACTACTACCACCAGTTACATCAGTAGGATTTTCTTGTTCCATAACCCAAATTGCTTCTGTGTTTCCTTCTGATCGACGTTGGTTACCAAATAAAAACATATCAGAAAAGGCATCACCTTCTTCGCTACTGTTTACGCCATAGCGTTCGGTTACAAGACTAAAGTTTCCACTGTTGATAATAGCATCACATTGCTCTTCTGCTTTAGCTGCTTCGTCTGTTCTTAAATAATATTCAGCAAGTAATTGGCGAGCCATTGATTGATTTACCCTTGCTTCATATGTTACTTCATTTATATTTGGCAAGTTAGTTATTGCATATAGAAGATCTGATTCTACTAAAGAGTTTACTTCGGTTACGGAGTTTCTAACAAAATCTGTTTTAGGAGCAGTTAAAGGCTCTGTAACTACTGGCACTCCACCATAAAGAGTAGCAAACATGTTATAAGCGTAAGCTCTAAAAAATTTTGCTTCAGCATTATAAGCATTTAATTCTTCGTCTGTCATTCCAGTAGCTTCTCCACTTTCTGCATTTGAAATTAACACATTGGCATTGTTTATCATTTTAAACAAGTAAGTCCAAAGTTTACGAGCTGCCTCATCTGTAGAAGTAAGTGTAGAATAATCGAAATAGGGACGAGCATTACCATTTGATCTGCCTGAAGGGGCCCAAACAATATCGGTTCCCAATTGAAACATGGCCAGTAAAGTTTGGTCGTCTGTGGTAGTTAATAATGTACTAAAGTGGTTGTGTAAACCTATTGCGGCTGCTTCAAAACCAAGTTGGTCTGTAAGAGTTTCTGGTGCGTAGGCATCTAGTACTTCTTCATCTAAAAAGTCATCACTGCATCCAACAGATAGTGACATAAAGAAAGCAATGCTTATTAAATATTTTATATATCTATTCATTTTTTGTATCGATTTGAAGTGAAACATTAAAGTGAAAGATTAAGACCTAATGAGAAGGTTCTAACCAATGGATAGTTGTTTGTCCAGCCATCTGAACCTCTAGAGCTGTAAGACATTTCAGGATCCCAACCAAACCAATCGGTGAAAGTATATAGGTTTCTACCCGCAGCGTATACAGTTAAGCCTCCAATACCCATTTTTTCCAATGCTGTAGATGGAAATACATAGCTTAAGCGCACATCTTTAATTCTTACATAACTGTAGTCTTCTGCAAATTGGTAGCCTCTATAGTTTTTATAAGCTGCTAATGAAGGCCAATAGTTATCTTGGTTTTCAGGTGTCCAGTATCCATAATCTTCTGGTAGGTTTCTTCTCCATGCTTCATCTGCATAAGTTAAATCTCTATTACTGCGTAATCCACCGTGAGACACTTGTAGAAAAACACTTAGGTGAAAATTTTTGTATCTAAATGTATTAGTTAAACCTCCAATCCATTTAGGGTCTCTTTGCCCAATTACCACTTTGTCGTCAGCAGTGATCTGGCCATCTCCATCTTGATCTTTAAATTTTAGATCACCAGCTTGTGCTACTGGGTCGGAAGAGGCAATGTCTTCACCTTCTTGCCAAATGCCTGTTTTTTCGTAATCGTATATAATTCTTAAAGGCTGACCAATAAACCAAGCATTACCAAGATCATCTTGTCCATCTCCGTATAAGTCTAATAGCTTATTTTTGTAAGTAGAGAAGTTAAGGCTAGTTTGCCATTCAAAATCTGGTTTTTCTATGTTTACTGTTTTAAGAGTTAGCTCAAAACCTACGTTTTGCATCTCACCAAGATTTGCCCAAACATCGTCGTAACCAGTAATGGTTGGCAAGCTTCTTTCTAGCAAAATATCTTTTGTTTTAGTCTTGTAAACTTCAACAGTACCACTAATTCTACTTTGGATAAGTCCAAAATCTAAAGCAAGGTTAGCAGAGGTAGTAGTCTCCCAGTTAAGGTCGGCATTACCCAATGTATTATATAAAACCCCTGTTAGTGCAGAACCTCCAAATGGTTGCTGTACTGTGCTAGCGATAGAAGCTGTTTGGTTTACACCAATTGCTTGGTTTCCAGATTGACCAATAGATAATCTTAATTTTAAGTTATCAACTATTGGTACGTTATTCATAAAGTTTTCATTGCTGATGTTCCAGCCAAGCGCCATTGAAGGGAATAAACCATACTTACTAGTGTTTGCACCAAATGCTGAATAACCATCGCGACGTGCCGTAAAGGTGAACAGGTAACGACTATCGTAAGAGTAGTTAATTCTACCCATTTGAGAAAGCAGTGAATAACTATTGCCAGACGAATTGTTCGAATGTGTATTACCAGCACTCATGTTGTAATACAGTAAAGCATCATTAGTGAAATTCTTAGATTGAGCATCAGTAAAGATGTAATCTACTTTCTGAGCGCTATACAAGGCCGTTACATCAAAATGGTGTTTCTCAATATCTTTGTTGTAAGTTAAGATATTCTCAATTACCCAGTTAGCTGTTTCAGAGTTAGAAACATAAGCAGTACCACTTTGGTCGTTAGCGGCTCTACCTGTGTAAGTTGCATATCTATTAATATTATAGATGTATGACCCGTTTAGTCTGTATTTTAATCCATCTATAAAGCCAGGAGTAAATTCAGCATATCCGCTTCCTGTAAGGTTCTTTTTTCTATCTACTCTTTCGGTAGTAAGACCTAATAATGGATTTTTAAATAACTGTTCTGGCTCCATTGGGTAAATAATATATTCACCATTTTCATCATAAGGAACAGAATAAGGACTCATTGCTGTAGCCTCTAAAAAGTTTACTCTACCACCATCGTAGTTATTATCTGTAAAAAATACTGAAGTACCTACTTTCAGATATTTATTCACTTTTGCATCAATATTTGTACGAATGTTTGTTCTTTGAAATTGGTAACCTTTTACCACACCTTTTTGGTCAAGTCTACCCAATGATACATAGTACTGTATGTTTTCGGTACCACCTGAGATGTTAAGGTTGTGTTCTTGCAAAACACCTGTTTGTGTGGTTTCGTCTAGCCAGTCTGTAGTTACCCCATCGTTGTAGTTTTCAACTTCAGAGGCATTTGGTAAAATAGCTGTTTGTGCAAGACTGTTAGCTTCCATGTAGTCGGCATATTTCTGTACATATGCATCTGGACTCATTGGAGTAAGTTTATGGGCGATACTTTCTACACCACCATAGCCACTATAGTTAATTTTTGGTTTACCATCAGAGTCTGCACCTCTTTTAGTGGTAATCAAGATAACACCATTTGCCCCTCTAGTACCATAAATCGCTACTGCCGATGCATCTTTTAATATCTCGATAGACTTAATGTCATTAGGATTAATATCATTTGTAGTTCCAAAAAATGGGATTCCATCTAAAACTATAAAAGGACTTGTATTCGCATTAATAGAATTTACACCCCTTACCTGTATGGTTGACTCACTACCCGGTACCGAAGAATTTTGAGTAATATTTAAACCTGCGGTTGTACCTTGTATGGCATGCATCAAGTTGGTTACTGGCAAATTGGTTAATCTGTCTTTTGGTACTGAAGATACAGAACCTGTTACATCCGATCTTTTTTGAGTACCATAACCAACTACAACAACTTCCTCTAACTGTTCTAGGTCTGGTTGAAGACTAATATCTATTACACTTTGTGTGGTTACTTCAACCTCTTGTGTTACAAAGCCAATGTAACTAAACTGAAGGGTTGCTCCATCTGAAGCATTTAAAGAATAATTTCCATCAAAATCACTAGTAGTACCCGTAGTTGTTCCTTTTATAAGGATGGAAACACCCGGCAAAGGTTGGTTATCATCAGCAGATTTAACAGAACCTTTAATAAGGTTCTGAAAGTTTTCAAGCTCAACAATATCTCTTACTGCTTGTTCCTGATTCTCCTTTTCAGATACAAAAATGTTCCCATTAATTCTTTTAAACTTTAGGTCTTCATTTTTAGAGATTTCTTGAAGAATCTCCATTAAGGAGCTATTATCAAAACGTGTTGAAATTCGCTTTTTAGAAATACTTTTATCATGGTATAAAAAGCTGAACTCGGTTTGAGTTTCTATGTTTTTAAAAACATCTTTTAATGCTTTATCATTACAATCAAGTGTAATGTAGATTTTATCTAGACCAATATTTTGGCTTCTGCCTTCTTCTGCCAAAAGCATACTTGCGAATATACTTTGTAGAAAAATGCCATATAATGCAAACTTTGACATCATGTAAACTTGACGTATAATTTTCAATTTCATATTTTTAGAAAGTTTTATGGAAATATATTTTCATAAGAGTTCTGGGTTGCAAAATTTCCAGTTGCCGCTACCAACGAGATACTGGTTATATTGCAAGTTTCCAGAATAATCAGGGCCAGTTTTCTTAACAGGGAACTGGCTTTTTTTTATTAGGCTAACTGGTATTCATGACGCTTTATATTAAAAAATTATTTATTTATGGTTACGGTATTTGATTTATGATCTATTGTAAAAGAAAAACCCGATGAAAAACTAATGCCTTCCAATACGTCTGCTAAAGTTTTTCCTGTGTATTTCCCACTAAAATCCTTTACTTTATCTGGTTTGTGTTTAATGATGAATTTTACATCATACCAGCGCTCTAGTTTATCTATAATCTCTTCGAATGAGGCATTCTTAAAATAAATAATACCATCTTTCCAGGCAGTAACCTCAATGGGATCAAATGCAGTTGTAATACTTTTTCCAGTTGCTTTTTTTAAAGTAAACATTTGGTTAGGAGAAAGGAGCACAGGCTTCTCTATCGTGTGTTCCACAATGTTATGAACTTCTAATTTGCCAGTAACCAAGGCTACTTTTATTTCCTTTTTTTCAGGGTAAGCATTTATGTTAAAAGAAGTACCCAATACTTTTGTAAAGATCGATTCGCCTACATAAATGGTAAATGGGCTGGTAGTATCTCTAGCAATATCAAAAAAAGCTTCGCCTTCCAGATAAACTACCCGCTCGTGTGCAGGAAATTTTTCTGGAATTCTTAACTTGCTTTCTGAATTGAGTTTTACTGTTGAACCATCAGGTAACTTAAAAAGAGTTTTTACTCCTTTGGGACTGTATTTAGATAAATATTTAATTTCTTCGGTTTGAGTGGTTTGCTCTTGTTGGAAGTATTTTTCTTGATTCTTGAAGAGATAAACAGCAGCTACAATAAAAATGATAGACGCGGCAATTCTAACAGTTATATTTGAGTACCAATTAGAGGAGTTGCGGTTTTCTAATTTTTTATGTTCAATACCTTTTAGTATTTTTTCGAGTACTTCGCTAGTCTCTTTTTTAGTAGGGGTATAAGAATTATAGGAAATACCAAGTAAAATGTCTTTTGCTTTTAGAATGGTATCTTCTTTTTCTGGATTGTTTTCAAGCCAGTTATCCCAGAAAAAGTCTAATTCTGGGGAATGATCAGGATTTTTAACCCACTCTATAAATAGAGTATCCTTTAAAAAATCTTCAATTTCGTAGTCTTTATATTCCATTTTCATATGTATTCAATCTACGAAAGCAAAAAAGCGATAAAATGCCGCTGCAATTTTTAAAACTTTTTTGTAACTAATTGAAATACAGAGAGAAAAAATAAAATTGAGTTGAAGTATGGTGTCTATTTTAGTAAAAAAGTGGCTAGAGCCATAAGTATAATTACTACCAAAGCAAGATCTGTAAAAGTGATACTACCTCTGAGCGATTCTATTGCCTTATAGATTAGTGAGCGGGCAGACTTTACTTTAGTCATCCCCATAAGTAATGCGATTTCTTGATAGGAGAAGTTTTCATAAAAAAAGTAGTATATCGCTTCTCTTTGTCTTTTAGGTAATTTATTAATGGCAGTGTTCAATCTGGATTTATTGTAAGAAACAGTTTCTTCACTAATTAGCTGCATCTCCGGACTGTTCTGCACTTGAAAAGTTTTGTCGTTTTCATTGCTTCCATAAAAAGAAAGCAGGCTATTGTTACAAACCTTGGCAATCCTTCTTCTTAAACTTCTATATAGGTAAAATTTAATAGAAGTTGTTTCGCAAAGATTTTCTTTTGAGCTGGATAAATCAATAAACAACTCTTGTATGCAATCTTTTATAACATCGGTATCTTTAGTAAACTGTATACCATAATTGCAAAGTAATGGGAAGTATTGCTGATAAATGTAGATGAGTGCCTTTCTATTGCCTTTCTTAAATTCTTCCCAAATCTCTTTATCCGTTTTATTCTCAAATAAAACATTAATAGAGTGGTTAAAACTTTCTGTTAATTCAAAATTAGCGTAAGATACTTTCAATTTTCTCATCATTCATATTTTATTAAGCTCATCTAGTAAAAATGGGCTTTATATTAAAGTAAATTTATTAAATAAAATGAAGATTAAAATCTAAACCAGATTTTTAAGAATAGGATTATTCGTCTAAGTCACATTACAAATAATTTGCTTATTAGACATTAGATTTTCCTTCAGGCATTCTTTCTAATAAATTGTCAAGTATAGTTTCCCTAAAATTACTTTGGATAAATCTAAAAAAAATATTCGTTTAGCTAATCATTCAATACTTTTTTTATCATAATAATAAAGTGTACCACGCAGTAAATTTTTCTAATTCCTGTTTTTTTACATAACTCTTACATTCTTAATAAAAAAATCAAGGTATATCCTCTACCAATATTGAAATAGCAGAGGATATTCATAATTCAATTAACTTGTACCATTGCATCTATGGTTTTAATCTTGCCATCGGAATCATACTCCAAAGGCACAACTTTTACACTTCTTAAATGTGTTTTCCCTCCTGATAATGAGCTATCATGAAAGAATAAATACCATTGTCCCTGATGTTCAACTATAGAGTGGTGATTGGTCCAACCTAGCACAGGTTTTAAAATTACTCCTTGATAAGTAAATGGACCATAAGGGCTATCTCCAGTAGCATAGGCAATGTAGTGGGTATCGCCGGTAGAATAAGAAAAATAATATTTACCATTATAATAGTGTACCCATGCTGCCTCAAAAAATCGACGGTTATTGTCACCTGTTAAAATAGGAGATCCATTTTCATCTATTAGTTGTACATCTTTTGGCTCTTCTGCAAATGAAAGCATATCATCAGAGAGTTTTACGACTTTAGCTGATAAAGCAGGTTGATCATCAGCAGGATAGGTATCTTCTTTTTGATAGGTGCCAGTTTGCCAACGTTGTAGTTGCCCACCCCATATTCCGCCAAAGTACATATAATAGTTTCCATCATTATCTGCAAATACAGCCGGATCGATACTGAAACTTCCCGTAATTGGTGTTGGCTCTGCTTTAAATGGTCCTCCAGGATTTTTTGATGTGGCTACACCTATTTTAAAAATGTCGTTTTCATCTTTTGCAGGGAAATAGAGGTAATAGGTGCCATCTTTTTCTGTGGCATCTGGTGCCCACATTTGTCGTGCTGCCCAAGGAACATCTTCAACTGAAAGCGCAAGACCATGATCGGTAATTTCTCCACCAACTTTATCCATCGAAAAAACATGGTAATCTTTCATATTAAAATGGCTCCCAAGATCATCTTCAGGAATGCCAGATTCATAATCATGTGAGGGATAAAGGTATAACTTTCCATCAAATACATGTGCTGAAGGATCGGCAGTATATATATCGGTAATTATTGGAGATATTGAATCTGTTTGTGTTGTTTTTACTTCTTGAGTATTCTCAGTAATTGCTTCATTTTCTTGTTTTTTTTGAGCACAAGAAACCCAAATAATAAGCATGAGCGGTAGAAGTGAATTTAGTCTTAATTTTCGCATAATCATTGATTTTTTAAGCAATCTATTGTGTAAATTTATTTAGCTAAAAAAGGGGTATAATTCTTAGTATATGATAATTATATACTTGAATATGTGCAAATATTGTCAATTTCAAAA includes these proteins:
- a CDS encoding SusC/RagA family TonB-linked outer membrane protein, with the translated sequence MKLKIIRQVYMMSKFALYGIFLQSIFASMLLAEEGRSQNIGLDKIYITLDCNDKALKDVFKNIETQTEFSFLYHDKSISKKRISTRFDNSSLMEILQEISKNEDLKFKRINGNIFVSEKENQEQAVRDIVELENFQNLIKGSVKSADDNQPLPGVSILIKGTTTGTTSDFDGNYSLNASDGATLQFSYIGFVTQEVEVTTQSVIDISLQPDLEQLEEVVVVGYGTQKRSDVTGSVSSVPKDRLTNLPVTNLMHAIQGTTAGLNITQNSSVPGSESTIQVRGVNSINANTSPFIVLDGIPFFGTTNDINPNDIKSIEILKDASAVAIYGTRGANGVILITTKRGADSDGKPKINYSGYGGVESIAHKLTPMSPDAYVQKYADYMEANSLAQTAILPNASEVENYNDGVTTDWLDETTQTGVLQEHNLNISGGTENIQYYVSLGRLDQKGVVKGYQFQRTNIRTNIDAKVNKYLKVGTSVFFTDNNYDGGRVNFLEATAMSPYSVPYDENGEYIIYPMEPEQLFKNPLLGLTTERVDRKKNLTGSGYAEFTPGFIDGLKYRLNGSYIYNINRYATYTGRAANDQSGTAYVSNSETANWVIENILTYNKDIEKHHFDVTALYSAQKVDYIFTDAQSKNFTNDALLYYNMSAGNTHSNNSSGNSYSLLSQMGRINYSYDSRYLFTFTARRDGYSAFGANTSKYGLFPSMALGWNISNENFMNNVPIVDNLKLRLSIGQSGNQAIGVNQTASIASTVQQPFGGSALTGVLYNTLGNADLNWETTTSANLALDFGLIQSRISGTVEVYKTKTKDILLERSLPTITGYDDVWANLGEMQNVGFELTLKTVNIEKPDFEWQTSLNFSTYKNKLLDLYGDGQDDLGNAWFIGQPLRIIYDYEKTGIWQEGEDIASSDPVAQAGDLKFKDQDGDGQITADDKVVIGQRDPKWIGGLTNTFRYKNFHLSVFLQVSHGGLRSNRDLTYADEAWRRNLPEDYGYWTPENQDNYWPSLAAYKNYRGYQFAEDYSYVRIKDVRLSYVFPSTALEKMGIGGLTVYAAGRNLYTFTDWFGWDPEMSYSSRGSDGWTNNYPLVRTFSLGLNLSL
- a CDS encoding RagB/SusD family nutrient uptake outer membrane protein is translated as MNRYIKYLISIAFFMSLSVGCSDDFLDEEVLDAYAPETLTDQLGFEAAAIGLHNHFSTLLTTTDDQTLLAMFQLGTDIVWAPSGRSNGNARPYFDYSTLTSTDEAARKLWTYLFKMINNANVLISNAESGEATGMTDEELNAYNAEAKFFRAYAYNMFATLYGGVPVVTEPLTAPKTDFVRNSVTEVNSLVESDLLYAITNLPNINEVTYEARVNQSMARQLLAEYYLRTDEAAKAEEQCDAIINSGNFSLVTERYGVNSSEEGDAFSDMFLFGNQRRSEGNTEAIWVMEQENPTDVTGGSSGNPQQRRIWGAAYHDVTGMVPIDTLGGRGLGRIRLNDWVLYDLYENGDMRNSQFSIHRQHYFNNPDTKYDAIRGVAIPYGEDAEFDLGNGESVKIFASDTIYKLTPYTLKWGHFDSRDTFGYGMWKDFILMRLGETYLLRAEARFKQGNASGAASDINMLRERANASTVDASDITLEFILDERARELLAEENRRMTLIRTGTLIERATTLNGTTTRADGNIETTNGLDEHNLLLPIPQTEINLNKDAVLEQNPGYN
- a CDS encoding FecR family protein, with protein sequence MEYKDYEIEDFLKDTLFIEWVKNPDHSPELDFFWDNWLENNPEKEDTILKAKDILLGISYNSYTPTKKETSEVLEKILKGIEHKKLENRNSSNWYSNITVRIAASIIFIVAAVYLFKNQEKYFQQEQTTQTEEIKYLSKYSPKGVKTLFKLPDGSTVKLNSESKLRIPEKFPAHERVVYLEGEAFFDIARDTTSPFTIYVGESIFTKVLGTSFNINAYPEKKEIKVALVTGKLEVHNIVEHTIEKPVLLSPNQMFTLKKATGKSITTAFDPIEVTAWKDGIIYFKNASFEEIIDKLERWYDVKFIIKHKPDKVKDFSGKYTGKTLADVLEGISFSSGFSFTIDHKSNTVTINK
- a CDS encoding RNA polymerase sigma factor → MMRKLKVSYANFELTESFNHSINVLFENKTDKEIWEEFKKGNRKALIYIYQQYFPLLCNYGIQFTKDTDVIKDCIQELFIDLSSSKENLCETTSIKFYLYRSLRRRIAKVCNNSLLSFYGSNENDKTFQVQNSPEMQLISEETVSYNKSRLNTAINKLPKRQREAIYYFFYENFSYQEIALLMGMTKVKSARSLIYKAIESLRGSITFTDLALVVIILMALATFLLK
- a CDS encoding glycoside hydrolase family 43 protein, producing MRKLRLNSLLPLMLIIWVSCAQKKQENEAITENTQEVKTTQTDSISPIITDIYTADPSAHVFDGKLYLYPSHDYESGIPEDDLGSHFNMKDYHVFSMDKVGGEITDHGLALSVEDVPWAARQMWAPDATEKDGTYYLYFPAKDENDIFKIGVATSKNPGGPFKAEPTPITGSFSIDPAVFADNDGNYYMYFGGIWGGQLQRWQTGTYQKEDTYPADDQPALSAKVVKLSDDMLSFAEEPKDVQLIDENGSPILTGDNNRRFFEAAWVHYYNGKYYFSYSTGDTHYIAYATGDSPYGPFTYQGVILKPVLGWTNHHSIVEHQGQWYLFFHDSSLSGGKTHLRSVKVVPLEYDSDGKIKTIDAMVQVN